In a genomic window of Punica granatum isolate Tunisia-2019 chromosome 6, ASM765513v2, whole genome shotgun sequence:
- the LOC116210742 gene encoding uncharacterized protein LOC116210742, with amino-acid sequence MAKAERERLALILNSHLNTIHETLQVLDQTPPATVEKVKWEDVIKMGEQVSKQATIVGMLWTGGTPKAKEVEENMASYFNVLQGFLLYFYGSTVGAGPTLSSNLHQSVMQVVNSSFNLMKDSVSSSGSRSKDQKVAVPVLVGKVWEACSGLKKAPATNIAAIGRAMTQVAVSMKDVLREMRELKPDSGGQEDDQQTSGGVAGDGDGNEDDDDDVGDMGNDLSPEEMKVAELAMEVVSDLLLVIKELIRSITGLLKMEKADTSGSFVDSLEKLLKSSQVIGAQIDELGACLYPPQEVSTMEAALKKISSSLNGIESEVEDLKGSTDTFVKACSGLRGSIKQLELVLSCCSVGQLEEQLTNTSLSH; translated from the exons ATGGCGAAAGCTGAGAGAGAGCGCCTCGCTCTGATCCTAAATTCTCATCTCAACACCATCCACGAGACCTTACAG GTGTTGGATCAAACGCCGCCTGCAACTGTTGAGAAGGTGAAGTGGGAGGATGTCATCAAGATGGGCGAGCAAGTTTCCAAGCAAGCCACCATTG TTGGAATGCTATGGACTGGAGGTACACCCAAAGCTAAAGAAGTTGAGGAGAATATGGCTTCGTATTTCAATGTATTGCAGGGTTTCCTATTGTACTTTTACGGAAGCACGGTTGGGGCGGGACCCACTCTTTCTTCGAATCTCCATCAATCAGTGATGCAAGTTGTCAATAGCAGTTTCAACTTGATGAAGGattctgtttcttcttccg GGTCGCGCAGTAAAGACCAGAAAGTTGCAGTCCCGGTTCTGGTTGGTAAAGTATGGGAAGCATGTTCTGGTCTTAAGAAGGCCCCTGCTACAAATATTGCTGCAATTGGACGGGCCATGACGCAGGTTGCAGTGTCCATGAAGGATGTACTTCGGGAGATGAGGGAGCTCAAGCCCGATTCTGGTGGACAAGAAGATGACCAGCAAACTAGTGGTGGCGTTGCTGGTGATGGTGATGGAAATGAAGATGACGATGACGATGTCGGTGATATGGGCAATGACTTATCGCCTGAAGAGATGAAGGTGGCTGAATTAGCAATGGAGGTTGTCTCCGACTTGCTTCTAGTAATTAAAGAACTTATCCGTTCCATCACGGGTTTGCTCAAGATGGAGAAAGCAGACACTAGTGGGAGCTTCGTGGACTCCTTGGAAAAACTGTTGAAGTCCAGCCAAGTGATCGGGGCACAGATTGACGAGCTCGGGGCTTGTCTTTACCCTCCGCAGGAGGTTTCGACCATGGAGGCAGCCCTTAAAAAGATCTCGAGTTCTCTTAATGGGATTGAATCAGAGGTCGAAGATCTGAAAGGGTCTACAGACACCTTTGTTAAGGCTTGTTCGGGTCTGAGGGGCTCAATTAAGCAGCTAGAATTAGTCTTGAGCTGCTGCTCTGTTGGTCAGTTGGAAGAACAGTTGACGAACACTAGTTTGAGTCACTAA
- the LOC116211290 gene encoding TMV resistance protein N-like — MGFEDGDGSGLWRWALPLCLTFLSLFASVLVFSVFLIKNRARSIRTASIDAVRDLSIDSGQTSSLPIVGDQPGYEYEVFLSFRGPDTRKGFTDYLYNALIDAGVRSFRDDNDLRKGEEIGPELLAAIKQSKVSVPIFSKDYASSKWCLKELAQMVECRNTIGQLILPIFYDVVPNEVRHQTGNYGKAFSQHARRYNAETVQLWRDALAEVGKLKGWDLENTANGHQGQLTKLVVAEVLKELKKRHLLVTDSLVGTDDQTEVVMQLLEIGKKDVRIVGLWGMGGIGKTTIAKAIYNQILDQFEGCSFLKDIRETSSRHRGLEYLQSQLVADITRRKQQDFASLDDGINELKRRFRDKKVLILLDDIDHRNQLNALAKELHWFGPGSRILVTSRNKDVLQVAQVDEKWIYEVKEMDREQALQLFCKHAFRNSSPLAELTALAKDIAGTTGGLPLALEVIGSFLSTKSKVVWESTLDKLRAMPDGEVQDKLRISYNALDYEEKQIFLDIACIFVGEDIQIVKHMWKDCNFFPDVGIEVLLLMSLVKIGDDNKLWMHDQLRDLGREVVRRESYIEPGKRSRLWQSEEARVVLEKERGSTEVEAIRLDFKIVPDDYSFTDRQFRNLINLRFLRLECADLVGNFHNLLERLRWLRWHNSSFKITPTDLNLDNLVILDLSQTEVGDDWTGWSSVKMAVKLKVLHLNHCNFVTRTPDFSVMTNLERLSMNHCHRLELIDPSIGKLKSLIYLDMSFCWNIEKLPDQIGSLKSLEKLILDGTQIRDVPISRHMKKLEVLQAKDCIYLNRIPDSIGHTTCLSDLLLDSSNIIELPESIGLLGELRHLSLKGCSLLREIPDSIGQLKSLTKLNISSTSVTRLPDSVGTLENLEVLDIHLCGIRRFPRALGNLRKLSVINASFCTEMEGEPPSELGQISLLKVLILDHTEITTLPESIGSLSHLETLDLKGCSSLHTLPALPAGLSTLRVSCKSRNPIPNLPALTNLKEMMFWSCDGLRKLPVEISGLSKLEKLEFHRTSIRTLPDEIGALSGLKSLNIAGCWLLSLPTLPPSLYELSVVECNSFRILPDLSNLGNLSELCLRKCPELKEIRGLGNLVFLARLEVSGCPRVTKLDGIEGLEGLRILEVSSCENLEKLPDLSKMKKLSELKANDCKKLSEIEGLDDLCSLRYLEIRYCTSLEILPDLSCLKLLESLVAEGCEMLKELEGLDELEALEELDIRNCKEIKRLPNLSKLKSLNWLKMLGCENLKEIPGLEEINPISVSRY, encoded by the exons ATGGGATTTGAAGATGGTGATGGTTCTGGGCTATGGCGTTGGGCTTTACCTTTGTGCTTGACCTTTCTCTCCTTGTTTGCTTCCGTCCTGGTCTTCTCTGTTTTCCTCATCAAGAACAGAGCAAGGAGCATCCGCACTGCTTCGATTGACGCCGTTCGGGATCTCTCAATTGACTCCGGCCAGACCTCATCACTTCCCATAGTCGGCGACCAGCCGGGGTACGAGTACGAGGTTTTCCTCAGCTTCAGGGGACCCGACACTCGCAAGGGCTTCACAGACTACCTCTACAACGCCCTCATCGATGCCGGGGTGCGCTCGTTCCGGGACGACAATGATCTCCGCAAGGGGGAGGAGATCGGGCCTGAGCTCCTGGCGGCTATCAAGCAGTCGAAGGTCTCGGTGCCCATCTTCTCCAAGGATTACGCGTCCAGCAAGTGGTGCCTCAAGGAGCTAGCTCAGATGGTTGAGTGCCGGAACACGATCGGGCAGTTGATACTGCCCATTTTCTACGATGTCGTGCCGAATGAAGTCCGACACCAGACGGGGAATTATGGGAAGGCGTTTTCTCAGCACGCGAGGAGATACAATGCGGAGACTGTTCAACTCTGGAGGGACGCTCTTGCCGAGGTCGGGAAGCTGAAGGGTTGGGATTTAGAGAACACAGCTAACGG TCATCAGGGCCAATTGACAAAGTTAGTGGTTGCTGAGGTTCTGAAGGAATTGAAGAAAAGGCATCTTCTTGTTACTGATAGCTTAGTTGGAACTGACGATCAGACAGAAGTCGTCATGCAGCTGTTGGAGATTGGTAAGAAAGATGTAAGAATAGTTGGGTTGTGGGGTATGGGTGGGATTGGTAAGACGACTATTGCCAAGGCCATCTATAATCAAATTCTGGATCAATTCGAAGGTTGCAGCTTCCTTAAAGATATTCGGGAGACATCATCACGGCACCGTGGTCTTGAATACTTGCAAAGTCAGCTAGTCGCTGATATCACAAGGCGCAAGCAGCAGGATTTTGCCAGTCTCGACGATGGAATCAACGAGCTCAAACGTAGGTTTCGTGACAAGAAGGTCCTAATTCTTCTTGATGATATTGATCACCGTAATCAGCTCAATGCACTAGCAAAAGAGCTCCATTGGTTCGGCCCAGGAAGCAGGATTCTTGTCACGTCAAGAAACAAGGACGTTTTACAGGTAGCTCAAGTGGATGAGAAGTGGATATATGAAGTCAAAGAAATGGACCGAGAACAAGCCCTTCAACTTTTTTGCAAGCATGCATTCAGAAACAGCTCTCCTCTAGCTGAGCTGACCGCTCTGGCTAAGGATATAGCCGGGACAACAGGAGGACTACCCTTAGCTCTTGAGGTCATAGGTTCTTTCCTATCTACAAAAAGCAAGGTGGTATGGGAATCGACATTGGACAAGTTGAGGGCAATGCCTGATGGAGAAGTCCAAGACAAGTTGAGAATCAGTTATAATGCGTTGGACTATGAAGAGAAACAAATATTCTTAGATATTGCCTGCATCTTTGTTGGAGAAGATATACAGATCGTAAAACACATGTGGAAAGATTGCAACTTCTTTCCAGATGTTGGGATCGAGGTCCTCCTTCTGATGTCTCTGGTTAAAATCGGAGATGACAACAAGCTGTGGATGCATGATCAACTCAGGGACCTTGGCAGGGAAGTTGTCCGGCGAGAAAGCTACATTGAACCTGGGAAACGGAGTAGGCTGTGGCAAAGTGAAGAAGCAAGAGTCGTGTTGGAGAAAGAAAGG GGATCAACAGAAGTTGAAGCGATTCGTCTCGATTTCAAAATTGTGCCAGATGACTACTCTTTTACAGATCGGCAGTTCAGAAATCTAATAAATCTGAGGTTTCTTCGGTTGGAATGTGCTGATCTGGTTGGAAATTTTCATAACCTCCTGGAAAGGTTGAGATGGCTCAGATGGCACAACTCATCATTCAAGATTACACCGACCGATTTGAATCTAGACAACCTAGTCATTCTTGATCTATCACAGACAGAAGTTGGAGATGATTGGACTGGTTGGAGCTCGGTCAAG ATGGCTGTGAAGCTGAAAGTTCTTCATCTCAACCATTGCAATTTCGTCACCAGAACTCCTGATTTTTCAGTGATGACCAATTTGGAGAGACTAAGCATGAACCACTGTCACAGATTAGAGTTGATCGACCCATCAATCGGGAAGCTCAAGAGTTTGATCTACCTTGACATGAGTTTCTGTTGGAACATTGAGAAGCTGCCCGATCAAATTGGCTCTTTGAAGTCATTAGAAAAGCTCATCCTGGATGGGACTCAAATACGGGATGTGCCGATCTCGAGGCATATGAAGAAGCTAGAAGTTCTGCAAGCAAAAGACTGCATTTATTTGAATCGGATTCCTGATTCCATTGGCCACACAACTTGTCTCTCGGATCTCCTGCTCGATTCCTCTAATATCATTGAACTCCCAGAGTCAATCGGGTTGCTCGGGGAACTTCGGCACTTGTCATTGAAAGGCTGTTCCTTGTTGAGGGAGATCCCAGATTCCATTGGGCAGTTGAAGTCATTGACTAAGCTTAACATATCTTCAACGAGTGTTACACGTTTACCCGATTCAGTAGGGACCCTAGAGAATTTGGAAGTGCTCGACATTCATCTCTGTGGCATACGTCGCTTCCCAAGGGCTCTGGGAAACTTGAGGAAGCTTAGCGTGATAAATGCTTCATTCTGTACAGAAATGGAGGGAGAGCCTCCATCTGAACTTGGGCAGATATCGCTTTTGAAAGTGTTGATATTAGACCATACAGAAATTACAACTCTTCCAGAATCTATTGGAAGTCTTTCCCATCTCGAGACTCTTGACTTGAAAGGATGTTCGAGTCTCCACACTCTCCCTGCACTTCCTGCTGGACTCAGCACCCTTCGAGTCAGTTGCAAGTCACGGAATCCAATCCCAAATCTCCCTGCTTTGACTAATCTGAAAGAGATGATGTTTTGGTCGTGTGATGGGCTGAGAAAGTTACCCGTGGAGATTTCCGGCCTATCCAAATTGGAGAAGCTAGAATTTCACAGAACAAGTATTAGAACCTTACCAGACGAGATTGGTGCCCTTTCTGGGCTCAAGTCACTCAACATAGCAGGTTGCTGGCTTCTCTCCCTTCCCACCCTTCCCCCGAGTCTGTATGAGCTATCAGTCGTAGAATGCAATTCATTTCGAATATTGCCTGATCTGTCGAACTTGGGGAACCTTTCAGAATTATGTCTACGTAAATGCCCCGAGCTTAAAGAGATTCGAGGCCTGGGGAATCTAGTATTCTTGGCACGTCTGGAAGTGAGTGGCTGCCCAAGAGTGACTAAACTTGATGGCATCGAGGGGCTAGAAGGTCTAAGAATCTTGGAGGTTTCATCCTGTGAGAATCTTGAGAAGCTCCCAGATTTGTCAAAGATGAAGAAGTTGTCTGAGTTAAAGGCCAATGACTGCAAAAAGCTTTCTGAAATTGAAGGCCTCGATGATCTGTGCTCCTTGAGGTACTTGGAGATCCGGTACTGCACGTCCCTAGAGATATTGCCCGACCTATCGTGCTTGAAGTTGTTGGAGAGTTTAGTGGCTGAAGGCTGCGAAATGCTGAAGGAACTTGAAGGCCTCGACGAGCTGGAAGCATTGGAAGAGCTGGATATCAGAAATTGTAAAGAGATTAAAAGGTTGCCGAACTTGTCGAAGCTGAAGTCACTAAACTGGCTGAAGATGTTGGGATGTGAAAACCTAAAGGAGATTCCGGGGCTGGAAGAGATAAACCCAATTTCAGTATCTCGATATTAA